From Bosea sp. NBC_00550, the proteins below share one genomic window:
- a CDS encoding MerR family transcriptional regulator, with protein sequence MSRQSLAMAGSSSHEARSINAPAEADEAGEFTISDLARDFDVTLRTLRFYESRGLITPTRSGMVRIYSARDRARLALILKGKQLGFTLVEIRAMLANEDKKGGAGDKAANVGGLQLSRDQIVEQLELLRSQRAEIESAISELEASLARFPKA encoded by the coding sequence ATGTCGCGCCAAAGCCTGGCTATGGCGGGTTCTTCGAGTCATGAAGCCCGCTCTATAAACGCACCCGCCGAGGCCGATGAGGCCGGCGAATTCACCATCAGCGATCTCGCTCGCGACTTCGACGTCACGCTGCGTACCCTTCGCTTCTACGAGTCGCGCGGCCTGATCACGCCGACCCGTTCGGGGATGGTGCGCATCTATTCTGCGCGCGATCGCGCGCGGCTCGCATTGATCCTCAAGGGCAAGCAGCTCGGCTTCACGCTGGTCGAGATCCGCGCCATGCTCGCCAATGAGGACAAGAAGGGCGGGGCCGGGGACAAGGCCGCCAATGTCGGTGGCCTTCAGCTCAGCCGCGACCAGATCGTCGAGCAGCTCGAGCTGCTGCGCAGCCAGCGTGCCGAGATCGAAAGCGCGATCTCGGAGCTTGAGGCTTCGCTCGCCCGCTTCCCGAAAGCCTGA